The DNA sequence CAAGATCATCGATATGTGGACAAGTCTAAATACTAtaattttcacaaaaaaatatgGACACACCACAAACGGTTACATTATAACAAATGACATTATTAAAAAGTTAGCATGTCAAGGCCTTTTGGACAAATATATCGACAGACATCGGAAAAACATATCAGAACTTAGCCAACCttcaaatacaaataataataacaaagaTAAGGGGAAAAAGGTAACCGAAAACTCTAATCAACCTCATGGTATTATCTTAATTGCAATTCAGGTGGTTTCGCAGGTAGAGGCAACAGGAACTCTGCCAGAAAGAGGTCGTATAGGGCCATAATATCAATAACTACATCCAAGCCGACCTCAACCACCAAACTAGCCATTCCAGAGTTAATAGTCTGATGCCTGGGTATCTTTAGTGttttttatatatctttttagtaatttcttatcatttaaattaaactttttttatgtttcttatGTTTTAAATGAAGTTTTCATAACTAATCATAAATTTGGAATTGTTTTAGAATTATTGTGGATTCGGGTTATATTTTCAAGAAAATTTATAACTAAAGAATAATTTGCGAAtgctgtcaatcctgacctTTTCATATTAAagtgatcataacttgagttataaAATAAGGCAATTTTAGTGgtgttagaaagctaacatccaaaACTTCAGAATGATATGCATATATCTATAGTGTACGTTTAGTACGAACTGCGCATGATAATCATCTTTTGGTCGCAAAAATTAGCGCAAAAAACATGATGCTCGgcacccaaaacatgaaaagtggTGCTGGGCTTCAATGATGCAGTGAAGGATGTCCCTGGAAATACATGCATGGTGCCGGGCATGAAGAACATGACACCGGGTTTGCATGAAGATAAAAGACACTCACGCCGGGTGTTGGATTAAGAAACTAGGTGTGGATGATGGAAACTAGAGGATGACGGGCATGAGCTTAATGAAACTGGGCGTGGGAGATTCCTTGAGGAAAAATTGAACATCAACATCAGGCTTGGATGCTTGAAGCTCGGTGCCAAGAACATTTAACTCTCCTTTACTCATTCCGAATAAAAAATGTCCAAGATTTTAAGTGATTAGTGAATGTAAACCTTCCCTAGAAAGATTAGGTGTTagtttaatttgaatttgaattattgTTTCAGAGTTTGTTTAGATTTAAATTATTGTTATCTATCTTATTTTCAAGATAagatttgtttaattttaagtttaaaaGTTAGGATAGGATTTAGAATTATAAATAAGTGAATGTAGGTTGATAGAACAAGGGGGAGGATCTTCGAATCCCAATCCAAGATCTCATACCTTCatccttttcttttgttttgttttcttcatTATCATGAGTAACTAAAGCTCCATTGTTGAAGGTTAGGAGCTATGTTTGATTTATTGATGCGTGagcattatttgtttttttatgtgATTTATATAGTCTTTCTGTTGATTTGTTAGAGAATTTTAGTGGATTAGTCCCCATTAGATACCACTTTGAGTTTTGTGGCTTTCAATTGATTTAAGGTAGTATTCTGGTGAATAATTGGTGAAAAAGGCattaaaaagcaaaagagaacCATGCGTGCGCATCATCCATGCGTATGCATCACTGGAGCAAGAAGGGAGATTATGCATACGCATGAcacatgcgtacgcacaaccaAAAGAGCCTAGAGGAAGCAATTCTCCTCTGCATAGGTGGCACTAAACGCCACGACTCAGCATTTAGTGTCGAAAGCCTCGTATTTTGTGCCGAGTTTTGGAtgcctggtgttaaacgcccactCATCTGCGTTTAGCGCCGAGTGCACTCTTTTGCGTTCAAGGTCCACTGCTTGGGTGGCGTCAAACGCCCAGAACCTGGCGTTTGGCGCCAAGTGCATACTAAATAGGATGGGGACCACACATtgcaaaaaattaacaagaCTTTTGGAGATTTGATTTTTGCAAATCACAAGACTATTAGAAAGGATCTTTTAgggttttatttaaattttaaatctattTTAATTAGGACTATAAATAGGATTAAGATCCATCCATGCAGGGGATCtctcttctcttaatttttatttCACACTTTTTACGCTTTTTCTTTGCTAGGGTTTTCTacaccatgagcaactaaatcTCCATTGTTAAGGTCAGGAGCTCTGTTTACTTGAAtgaattaataaatatttgttCTTCTATCCTTGATTATCGCTTTGATTATTGTTTAAGGGttggttttattcttcatcctaggGATTAGTGATTATTGGGAAACAACTCTAATATTCTACTTGAATTATATTTGAGTCTTGAAAAAGTTATATCATTAGAATTACAGCTTGAAATTAATTTCTCGTAACTTCTAATTATTTGGAATTAATATGGTACATGACATATAAATGCATTCTGTTTTAGGATCTTAGGGTTGTGTGGCTTATAAATCAGAAATTGGATTTAACCTTCTGATATAATTGAGTGATCAAGTTATTGACGGTCAGTTATATTAGAGGAGATTGGATTGCCTAGGAATAGGAATTTAATCACTTGAGGTTTGCTATAAACATAATCATTGCATGATCAAGGTAGTTGACATTGAATATTAATCCGGACATTTAAACATCTCCAAGACTTTAACTCAAATCTCATATCGTTTTCTAAATCGTTCATTATTTGCTTTGTTACTTTATTGTCTTCAATGTTATTGATATTCAAAACTCCCATTTCAATTTGTCTAACTAGAATAGCTAATCAACCATTACTTGCTTATTTCATTAATCCTCGTGAGATTGATACTCATTTACTTGAGtttattacttggtacgacctgaTGTATTTGCCGTTAAGTTGTGAATTGTGAATTTTTATGACCGAGTTTTTTGCACCGTTGCCAGGAATTAACTGTGACTAACAACTACCAGTTGATTTGTTACCTATATATTAGacctttttatttgtttgatttttatttagttgttattttattctattttattttacattattTTAGTTTGTCATTTTTATTACCTTTTAATTTTCGTTTCTTTTagccttattttcttttaacgTTTTGTTTCTTTCgcttaatttaatttagttctttttcttctatttttcgtgTACCTCACTGGGATTTTTTTCACTGTGatgttaaaaattttacttttttttgttCTATTTATTTATGCAAAGGAATAAGGATAAAGAACCTCTTCTGTACAAcgctgaaattgaaagaactcttcgaaAGCAAAGGAAACAAGCTAGAGCTCAAGAAGTTCACGAGATCTTTGGGGACGAGTCTAAAGAGAAAACTAAATTCAGTATGGTTGAAAATACTAAAAATCTTGTGGTCAATAACCCAAACAACGCCCCACTTGCTAGAAAAACTCTGGAATCTTATACTAACCCCAACTCCAGGAGTTGTGTGGAAAGTATTGTACCCCTGACTGTacatgcaaacaactttgagttgaagtcTCAACTCATATCTCTGGTTCGACAAAATTGTTAGTTCAGTGGAAGCCCACAGGAGGATCCTAATCTTTTCATATCCAATTTTCTGAGGATATGTGATACattcaagaccaatggggttttCGCTGAGGTTTACCAGTTGATGTCATTCCCTTTTTCTATTAGGGACCAAGCTAGTCAGTGACTTGAGACACAACCTAAGGAGAGTATAGCAACCTGGGCGGATTTAGTTAGTACGCTTTTTAACCAAATTTTTTCGTCTTAGAGGTTGACTAGGCTGAGAACTGACATTCAACCAGTTTGAAGGAGAGTCTCTCTATGAAgtttgggagagatacaaggctaTGATATGGAAGTGCCCTCTGGATATATTTGCAGATTGAGTACAATTACAGATTTTCTATGATGGTATCACTCCGACTTCTAGACTCTCTCTGAAAAACTCTGTAGGAAGTTCCTTGCATATGAAGACCACTGATGAGACCTTGGATTTGATAGAGATGGTGGCCAATAATCAATACTTATACTCCTCAAAGAGAACCGTAAAGAAAGGTGTTATAGAGTTGGATGCCTTGGATGctattttggctcagaacaaagccATGTCTCAATAAATAGCCGCTATCACTCAACATTTGGTATATGAGAatctatattttaataaataaaactcTTAAACTCCTCGAACAATACTgtaaaataaacaataaatataaatGGATTATTACGTATAGAGAAATAACAACTTCAGGTGTTTCTGATAAAATTTGaccattataaaaaaaatttaaactaatattaTTATCCATTtcttgattaaaaaaaaagcaaaactctcttttaataaataaaacaaataaactaaatattatagtgattcaaaaaaaatgaaCATACAACTTAgaataggaagaaaaagaaaaaataacgaaacaacaaaagaagaaagagaagcgAGAAGAGTAGAAAtaagaggagaagagaagaaaatttGGACACTCACAAGAAATTACATTCACAAACTCTCTTTAAAAGAAAATACACTAATCGTTACTaacattcaaaaaataaaattctcaaAAGAAATCGGCTTTAATGATTTCTTTGTGTTAGAGACTCCAAATATAAATCGTGACTTTTGATTTCAGTGAGGAcaaaattttgtcttttttcAAATCGTTAGTCAtgttttatgatatttttatcaCTTCTTCAAATTATAAGTgactatttattttaatattgacCTATTTTCATATCGACGCATTACACTAAATTTACATAATATCCCTGTATTATATCATTCATTTTATAATATCCTAAAAAATTAGccctttttaaaatataaatggcTCATCTttttacacacacacacatatatatatatattaacaaaCAATATTGGATGATTAacaaaatttagtattttttgttaaaatttaattaattttaaatattaaaaattaaattttaaattttaataatataaaaataagatattgactcaaaaTATTGGCtgagattaataaaaaatattggcactcaatatttttctatttcaatACTCAATTTTTCAGATATCTTCTATCTTGCCTCTATCAATGAAATGGAAATTTCATTAGTGGAAGAGAGTTCATGTTTGCTTGTTGAAGAACCCACTTCATGTGGATAAAACCCTGGTTGCCTTGGATTAGGCAACGCTCTCTCACCATTCAACATTAGAACAACAGAAGACATGTCCGGCCTATCATCTGGCCTCTCTTGCACACACAATAGCCCTATTTGAATGCACCTTATCACTTCTGATATAATAACTGAATCTCTCATAAAGCTATCCATAAGTTCCAATGGCCTACCCTCACTCCACAATCTCCATGCCTGAAATACATTTGAGAATAAGAGAAATATGATGTTAAATAGTGTGACACTCTGTACATGTCAACATACTATCGTTTTTGCATTCCAATATAAtatttcttaaatatttttcattttaacaTCTGCACAATGTTAAACATAATATAACTATAAATGagttattaaaaaattgtaaCCTTACAAGCAATATCAATCAATTGTTacttttaaattcttttaagTAGTATGCTAATAACTAAAATGACGTATATAATGCATCAGAGAAAGTAGAAAGTTGTGACAAAATGTTCACTTTAGGCTTACATGTCCAAGAAGGTTATGATGATGTTGCTCTTCAAAAAATTCTCTGTTCTTTCTCCCACTAAGCATCTCTAGCACAATAACACCGAAGCTAAAGACATCAGACTTAACTGAATAAGATCCATAAACTGCATACTCAGGAGGCATATAACCACTGCaacataaaaggaaaacaaaataaagataaTGAGAAATTAAATATTGTGAATttataatatagtaattgaatCCAATTTTAGCATTCTTACTGAGTTCCTACTACTCTTATTGTGTTGGCCTCTACACGATCACCTCCAAAAACCCTTGCTAATCCAAAATCTGATATTTTGGGATTCATGTTACTGTCAAGGAGAATGTTACTGGTCTTTAGATCTCTGTGAATAATTCTTAGTCTTGAATCTTGATGAAGATAAAGAAGACCTCTAGCAATTCCACTTATAATATGCAAACGCATATTCCAACGCAAAACTTTGCTTCCAGTTTGATCTGACATTAAATTTTCCATTTAATAGGTTATCATGAAACCTTTATATTCATGGTAAGGTTTAACAACTAATTACAAATGCAGAGAGGATAGAAGGTCAAACCAAAAATGAAATGGTCCAAACTTCTGTTTGGCATGTATTCATAGATTAGGATTCTCTCATCATTGTCAATGCAACAACCAAGAAGTTTCACAAGATTTCTATGCTGAAGATTGGCAATCAAGGTAACCTCATTTTTGAATTCCTGGGGTCCCTGTCCGGATTTCAATGAGAGCCGCTTCACGGCTACCTCTCGCCCATTTGCTAGCACACCCTGTTGATCGTTATCTTATGATGTTAGAATTTTGGACTCTGCATATGGATTTATCATTACAAAGATGCTAAAATCTTGTCACCTTATAAACAGGTCCATATCCACCTTCCCCTAGTATGTTACTGGGAGAGAAGTGATCAGTTGCATTAGCTATGGTTGAAAAATCAAATGTAGGTAATTCAATGTCTTCCTTCTCATATTTCTGAACCTGATTCACCTGGTTAATCCCTGTGTCCTCACCTGAAAATGGTACAAGACTTACTAAGGACAATGTCATCTATAAAAGAGgtaaaactaaaattatttcAAAACTTACCTGGCTTCTCATGTTTCTTTCTCCTTACATAGATGACATATCCAGCAATTAGGATCCCCAATATGATTATTCCACTTCCTACCAAAATCCCTGCTAGCTTTTTCTTGTTTGCTTTACTCCTTGAATTTCCTTACATGTTAATAGAACTGTTACTAGCAAGTTTCAGTAGAACACAGGGATACGttcttatcatttttttatgtttctatTTTCTACTTGCAATATTGATCATATTGTTAATCCTTGGAATTGTAATTATGACTTAGTTCAGTCCCTAACTTTTTAGCATGCTTAATTTAGTGCTAagattatattatattttgtaaCTCAATTTAGTCCCCTAGACTACATTTAGTCTCTCTTCAATCATTTAGGGGAGATTAAATTAAATCATGAAGTGTAACTTCCAGGGATTAACTTAAACATTTTAAGAAGTTAAGGATTAAACTGAATTATGCTTACAATCTTAAACATGCATTATTCTTATGACAGTCTAGAAGTTTCAATCATTATGTTCATACATCATCATAGTTTATTAGATGACCAGTTTGAGAGTTAGAACCTGTTTGGTATGCATATATAATACTGATTTATAGAATTACAGTTAAACAATCAATCTGATTGAAACTATGGTGCTCAGAACTTAATCTCAAAAACTACTACAGTGTAATTAGAATTTAAAAGACTAAGTCAGTGAAAGTCGTGAATTTGAGGGACCATTATGAAAATTTAGTCCATGTTATTGTGATAAAATGGTCATTAAGTACCATGCTACtaggaaagaaataaaatatagatgcaaggaaaaaaaatataataggATATTTATACCTAATTCTGAAGCAGCCACTCTAATGAAAATATCTTGCCCTTCAGATTCTGACCTCATGTCCACGAGGCCATTAAACCAAATGATGCATCCACTTCCGCCATTTCTAACATCTAAACTTGCATACGCTGTGCAGCTGCAGTTTTTCAAGCACTTCTCCTCACATTCCTGCAAGTTCATGCTCTCATCGAACCACGACGAAGAAGTATCCGGCAACTTCACTCCTTTGTACTGCACAAACCCATCTCTCTCATCACAATCCAGATCCACCTTCCTAACACACCCGCCATTCAAATTCCCAGCAGACTTTAACACAAAACCATCAAGGCAATCACATTGTGGAGAGTTACTAACATTGCACTCTGAATTTTCGCCACACAAACCATAATTGTCACACTGGTCCTGTGGACCAGCAAGAAAAAGCTGCCACGTTTTCGTCTCAGAAGACCACAGAAACCGTTGCACGGTTCCCAGAGGTGTTATCATGTATCTAGAAACAATTGAAGCGTTTCTTGGCTCATATCCGAAGTGAACTTCTTGATCATTTAGTACAAAGGAAAAATTGAAGTACCTGTAGAGTGTTTCCCAAGGAACTCCACTGAAGAAAAACCCGGTCCAAGAACCTATCCTATACAACCATGTTGATGAACCTTTTCCAATAACTAGTTGTGGAAAACCATGACGATCTAAATGGTACAAAAATTCACCACTTCCAGGATCACCTGAATTCTTCCAAGACCTCAAAGAATTGTATACTCCGGTGACTCGATTAACGCGAAGCACCATCCCCGGGAGTAGCGTGTCGCCGGGGTAATCAAAACTCTGCCACAAAATATTCCCGCTGCTACTATTTCCTTTCCTTACAACCATGTTCCCTGTGTCTAACAGCAACAGAACAGGATCCGCTGCTGTTTCTGTTGCATTGGAAGACCAAATTACGGTCCCTGATCCATCAATTAGAACTGGATTTCCTCCATTGCTGACTTTGAACGTTGCTTCAGAGGTATTCACGGGGGTGTCTCTGTTTGCTACCCACACAATTGTTCTAGGTGAAATATTCATGTACCATACACAGAAGTATAGGTTCTGTGAATTTCCAAAGCTGTGGAATCCAGCTTCGAAAATTCTAGCTGCGGAAATCAGTGTCTCGTTGTAATAAATTGATGTATTTGGAGTGATGGTTGTTAGACTAATGACCATGGCGGAGAAGGAGAATATGAGGGAGTATAGAAAAAATACGTTATAGGTTGCCATTCTTTGATTTGCATCGGTTATTATTCATAGGACTAAGGTTATTGAAAAATTCAGCTCTAAATTTCATATACGGGGATAAGATCATATAGAATTTGGTCATAAAGAGAGTcactttaaaattatttttggaatATTGTAATGTATATCCAGAAGACCAAAAGTTATGTAACTCTCAAGGTCAAGACATTAATGTATACGGTATGGTATCACATCTTACTTCTCTTGGTTTAAAGTTTAAACAGAGAAGTGTTTTTTTAGCAAAGAGAGACTCGAATATGAGGAGATTATGCCATTTAAGCTATAGGTCATTCACTAAACAGAAAAGTATTAGTTCcggaaagaaaaaagaaatgtATTAAGCGGTGATTCTTCCATTATTCTTTATGcgatatttttattgaaaatatagctattaaaaaaattaaatttaagaataattgaaaaagtaatattgttaaaaaatttaattaatgaagatataacaataaaataattttaacatgTTTACAAATAATTCATAGTATGAGTACTTCAAGAagaaattttacataaaaaaatttaattctaattaCTAACATTGTAACTATAACGACATCcaatcatataatttttttataatcataTTCTTGTTTCGTATAACTATTTAAGCAGTGATTACaacagaaaaaatatatttttatttggtaCAATACGTAATTGAATACATATTgtcaaaaaatttaattaatgaagatataacaataaaataacTTTAACGTGTTTACAAATAATTCATAGTATAATGAGTACTTCAATAagaaattttacataaaaattttttattttaattactaacaTTGTAAGCTATAACGGACATCCATTCATATAATTTTCTATAATCATATTCTTGTTTTGTATAACTATTTAAGCAGtgattataaaagaaaaaaattatttttatttggtaTAATATGTAATTAGATACATGTAAAAAATTTTGACATTATTATTtcatgaaaattaaattaaaaaattattagagaaaaatttaaactaaattgacaaatataaaaaacaaaaaattaaaggagtagttaaacataaattattaaatttggtGTGCAGTCAACTCCGTGGGCAAAATGGAATAATGGATGTTAGAAAAGTCTTTATTGATGAGCGTTGCCCATTAGGCATAAGCAGCTGAGACTTTTGAAAGGAATATTTTAATTTCTGAAAGCCCTTGAAAGTTGAAACTGTACATTTTTATTTATACAAAAAGTTttgttaataaatatttttagaatattcaTTGAAAATgtcataataaaattttatggaaaaaatattatataaatatattgaaaaaaatcttttataaaatattttttactaatattgTTGAGGTACATTTCAACTCTATAATCTCTTGTATAAAATTGATGAATTAAATGGGTTGGGAGGGATTTTATTATCTTTCATAAGATACAAAATTCTTATtctctattatatttatttatttatttatttttatctaataaatttttttatattaaatcaaTAGAGTGAAAAATTACTCTCCCGTCATTGCTTGcttgagattttttttaaataaataaaataaatattttatttactaaaatatgtaatttatagcatttttactaaaatgtatcttttttttatctcatTTATACTGTAAAAGAAATAAGGGACGAAACAACGTGGTCATATCACGTTTATACGAGATTATGGCGCGCACCGATGCACACAATGCAGATATCAACTAACTAAATATGACATAGCACATTATAGGAGCAATCGACTTTGAGATTTGTGTTGttttttgttttatgtttatgttaAAACATACATATGTAGCCATACTTAAGGTACTTTCATTTTATAAAAGTAGTATGCAATACATGTTGAATGAATGAATATATTGTTAGCAATCGTTTAAATGATAGTGTATAATTTTAGACATACTTTAAAATAAACTTGTtagttaaatatttatttagatttttttaaactaaattatTAACCATATGTTTATTAActtagttaataattatttaattaaatattttttagttaactTAATTAAGTAAcaagatatttatttttctagttattaaatatttatgtaagtagtttattttaattttgttattaaatatttatttgttgttagttatttaagtatatatttttactTAATGTAAATTATGAAGGAGATGAAAAATGaatgttattattaattatttaactaattatttttatttaaattacattataTAGAcgtttattaatttagttatttattatttaaataaatgtttttacttaaattaatttaaaaggtAAATGTTTGTCGTTATTTGTTAAAATAGTTTacttataattcaaattaattttttactgcGAAATTTTTATAGCTTGATAGATTTACacattttttattagaatttttttattgttcacCAGAGTCTTCCTCTACTTCTTTCCAAAAGAGTGAGTCACACACTTCCACCACCAGACGCCATTATTCCCTACCTGAGGAGGCTGGCTTCGGCGACACCGTGCC is a window from the Arachis stenosperma cultivar V10309 chromosome 3, arast.V10309.gnm1.PFL2, whole genome shotgun sequence genome containing:
- the LOC130970339 gene encoding G-type lectin S-receptor-like serine/threonine-protein kinase At4g27290 — protein: MATYNVFFLYSLIFSFSAMVISLTTITPNTSIYYNETLISAARIFEAGFHSFGNSQNLYFCVWYMNISPRTIVWVANRDTPVNTSEATFKVSNGGNPVLIDGSGTVIWSSNATETAADPVLLLLDTGNMVVRKGNSSSGNILWQSFDYPGDTLLPGMVLRVNRVTGVYNSLRSWKNSGDPGSGEFLYHLDRHGFPQLVIGKGSSTWLYRIGSWTGFFFSGVPWETLYRYFNFSFVLNDQEVHFGYEPRNASIVSRYMITPLGTVQRFLWSSETKTWQLFLAGPQDQCDNYGLCGENSECNVSNSPQCDCLDGFVLKSAGNLNGGCVRKVDLDCDERDGFVQYKGVKLPDTSSSWFDESMNLQECEEKCLKNCSCTAYASLDVRNGGSGCIIWFNGLVDMRSESEGQDIFIRVAASELGNSRSKANKKKLAGILVGSGIIILGILIAGYVIYVRRKKHEKPGEDTGINQVNQVQKYEKEDIELPTFDFSTIANATDHFSPSNILGEGGYGPVYKGVLANGREVAVKRLSLKSGQGPQEFKNEVTLIANLQHRNLVKLLGCCIDNDERILIYEYMPNRSLDHFIFDQTGSKVLRWNMRLHIISGIARGLLYLHQDSRLRIIHRDLKTSNILLDSNMNPKISDFGLARVFGGDRVEANTIRVVGTHGYMPPEYAVYGSYSVKSDVFSFGVIVLEMLSGRKNREFFEEQHHHNLLGHAWRLWSEGRPLELMDSFMRDSVIISEVIRCIQIGLLCVQERPDDRPDMSSVVLMLNGERALPNPRQPGFYPHEVGSSTSKHELSSTNEISISLIEAR